One Helianthus annuus cultivar XRQ/B chromosome 7, HanXRQr2.0-SUNRISE, whole genome shotgun sequence genomic region harbors:
- the LOC110895557 gene encoding uncharacterized protein LOC110895557, whose amino-acid sequence MKSKYVGWCYLRNKTGNLYNPQTNMFTLTPQEWDDFKKGHPRAMSLRTRPLPHPDLFIAVFEGLSATGGNQWTSTQTSGVSSSPQVQTLQIEGASVHLEDDDGDSHEQSFPMGDEDPINNEGPSVQPNDDSEVRPKKKAKTSKNSITLDDLASDMRDALKHMVKNMEGPSIDECYEKLKSVGLEPIDPLFLGAFNIFGQSTYMRQAWMTLPSDPEVLKEWIKMTGTTLGMFK is encoded by the exons ATGAAATCAAAATATGTAGGATGGTGCTATTTGAGAAACAAGACTGGAAATCTCTACAACCCACAAACAAATATGTTCACTTTAACGCCTCAAGAATGGGATGACTTTAAGAAG GGTCACCCAAGGGCAATGTCATTGAGAACACGACCATTGCCTCATCCTGACCTTTTCATAGCTGTGTTTGAAGGCCTTAGTGCAACTGGTGGTAATCAATGGACATCCACCCAAACATCCGGGGTTTCATCATCACCACAAGTCCAAACACTTCAGATAGAAGGTGCTAGTGTTCATTTAGAAGATGATGATGGAGACTCTCATGAACAAAGTTTTCCAATGGGTGATGAAGATCCTATCAATAATGAGGGACCTAGTGTTCAACCCAATGATGATTCAGAAGTTAGGCCCAAGAAAAAGGCTAAAACATCTAAAAACTCCATTACCCTAGATGACTTGGCTAGTGATATGCGTGATGCACTTAAGCATATGGTGAAAAACATGGAAGGACCATCGATTGATGAATGCTATGAGAAGTTGAAATCAGTTGGGTTAGAGCCTATAGATCCCTTGTTTTTGGGAGCATTTAACATCTTTGGTCAGTCAACATACATGAGACAAGCATGGATGACATTGCCATCAGACCCTGAGGTGTTGAAAGAGTGGATTAAGATGACTGGGACGACACTGGGGATGTTTAAGTAG
- the LOC110895558 gene encoding uncharacterized protein LOC110895558, with translation MIEFAKEVIVPTSFNPNPNILGHHKRLRKVFKGAIGALDGTLIHAIVPVEKQHLYRGRGKGDCYQNVLAICDFNMMFTFLVAGWEGVAHDSRILSESLTNANAPFPFPPPDKYYLCDAAYAHTRGFMAPYRNVRYWLGDFRRNRALNDKEKFNHAHAKLRNVIERAYGVLKARFPILKKMAPFSLVTQRNITVACFALHNFIRKEGLSDDLFDEYDHPNVHLQDGDEHVQDGGENREEVPRHGSSADREFMSQLRDQIAQELMQNNVL, from the exons ATGATTGAGTTTGCTAAAGAGGTTATTGTACCAACATCTTTTAATCCTAATCCAAATATTCTGGGGCATCATAAGAGATTACGAAAAGTTTTTAAG GGAGCGATTGGTGCACTTGATGGTACTTTGATACATGCTATTGTCCCTGTTGAGAAACAACATTTATACAGAGGAAGAGGAAAAGGCGATTGCTATCAAAATGTTTTGGCCATATGTGACTTCAACATGATGTTTACGTTTCTCGTGGCCGGATGGGAAGGAGTGGCACATGATTCTAGAATATTGTCCGAATCTTTAACAAATGCAAATGCACCATTTCCATTTCCTCCTCCGG ATAAATATTATCTATGTGATGCTGCTTATGCACACACTCGAGGCTTTATGGCACCATATAGAAATGTGAGGTATTGGCTTGGAGATTTCCGTCGAAATCGTGCATTAAACGACAAGGAAAAATTCAATCACGCACATGCAAAGCTTAGAAATGTTATTGAACGTGCGTATGGTGTATTAAAAGCACGTTTTCCAATATTAAAGAAAATGGCTCCCTTTTCGTTGGTTACGCAACGAAATATTACCGTTGCATGTTTTGCGCTTCATAATTTTATACGGAAAGAGGGTTTAAGCGATGACCTTTTTGATGAATATGATCACCCAAATGTACACCTTCAAGATGGAGATGAACATGTACAAGATGGTGGTGAAAATAGGGAAGAAGTACCACGACATGGAAGTTCGGCGGACCGTGAATTTATGAGTCAACTTCGAGATCAAATAGCACAAGAACTAATGCAAAACAATGTACTTTGA
- the LOC110895556 gene encoding G-type lectin S-receptor-like serine/threonine-protein kinase At4g27290 encodes MTWSHCIKSGGGENINYVYLDHLLLQSASFLRYLNGLDPHNPEEQAQMKKLYLLFLYFGVLTSILIISAAVDTITVNQIIKDGETIVSSGENFELGFFSLGTSKNRYVGIWYNKMSTCTVVWVANKETPLANTSGELRVNQGGLQLFNGNNTVIWSTNSSGSVSLVAQLLDTGNLVLRDQGNSIWESFDHPGDTLLPGMRIGIDLVTGKDRHLTSWKSEDDPSAGQFVLQVAPNGYPQLFQTQLNSTSRFGPWNGVTFNRMPDFGENSVEFVFNETGRYCEYKLVNNSILFRMQLKPDGTTVNWNWINRTQSWGVFSSATIDNCAAYSICGPNGECNINNAPACNCLEGFEPRRPDQWSITDWSSGCQRIEPLACGHGNSFLNISGVQFPDTNHSWYNQSMTLAECEAACKRNCSCMAYANSDIRNGGSGCLLWFDDLMDIRADGAAQALYIRMHASELTTRVHDTNNKKKQRIILVVSTSLCLILVCLILALCFARRKKKRSHKTVLGPVPEHDENYTGETRKEDTGLSSYSLPIIAKSTNNFSPDNKLGEGGFGPVYMGVLEDGQEIAVKQLSETSTQGLDEFKNEVKFIARLQHRNLVKLLGYCIQGKERMLIYEYMANKSLDSFIFNAYQSPTLDWPHRFRIIHGIARGLLYLHHDSRLRIVHRDLKASNILLDKDWNPKISDFGLARMFSGHETEANTNRVVGTYGYIPPEYALHGHFSVKSDVYSFGVLMLEIVCGKKNRIFSQDEHHHTLIGHAWRLYKEGKSLELMCPSLGASCVESQVLRTIHIGLLCVQHHAEDRPTMSSVVLRLGNENTLPPPKQPAFFAEEEMPELRSISSGPTLDSVDEITITQLEAR; translated from the exons ATGACTTGGTCCCATTGTATCAAATCGGGTGGTGGAGAAAACATCAACTACGTTTACTTGGACCATTTACTTCTACAATCTGCTTCTTTTCTCCGATACTTAAATGGCTTAGACCCACATAATCCCGAGGAGCAAGCTCAGATGAAGAAGCTATACTTATTGTTCTTATACTTTGGTGTTCTTACCTCAATCTTGATAATTTCTGCAGCAGTGGACACCATAACAGTAAATCAAATCATCAAAGATGGAGAAACAATTGTTTCATCTGGTGAAAATTTCGAGTTGGGTTTCTTCAGCCTCGGCACTTCAAAGAATCGGTATGTTGGAATATGGTACAACAAGATGTCTACTTGCACAGTGGTGTGGGTTGCTAACAAAGAAACTCCACTAGCCAATACATCTGGTGAGCTCAGAGTTAACCAAGGTGGACTGCAACTGTTTAATGGTAACAACACGGTTATCTGGTCAACAAATTCATCTGGATCTGTTAGTTTGGTGGCACAGTTACTGGATACCGGGAATCTTGTTTTACGTGATCAAGGGAATTCGATCTGGGAAAGTTTTGATCATCCTGGAGACACTCTTCTCCCGGGAATGAGAATCGGTATAGACTTGGTGACAGGAAAAGACAGACACTTGACATCATGGAAGAGCGAAGATGACCCGTCTGCAGGTCAGTTTGTTCTCCAGGTGGCTCCAAATGGGTATCCACAACTGTTTCAGACGCAATTGAATTCAACGTCAAGATTTGGGCCATGGAATGGTGTTACGTTTAATAGAATGCCTGATTTCGGCGAGAATTCAGTAGAGTTTGTATTTAACGAGACAGGCAGATACTgtgaatataaacttgtgaacaaCTCAATTTTGTTCAGGATGCAATTGAAGCCAGATGGAACAACTGTAAACTGGAACTGGATCAATCGCACACAAAGTTGGGGAGTATTTTCATCTGCAACAATTGATAACTGTGCAGCTTATTCCATCTGCGGCCCCAACGGAGAGTGTAACATTAACAACGCCCCTGCTTGTAATTGCCTGGAAGGTTTTGAACCACGCCGCCCTGATCAATGGAGCATAACAGATTGGTCGAGTGGGTGTCAGCGGATAGAACCGTTAGCATGTGGGCATGGAAATAGTTTTCTGAATATTTCAGGGGTACAATTCCCTGACACAAATCACTCATGGTACAATCAGAGCATGACACTTGCCGAATGTGAAGCGGCATGCAAGAGGAATTGCTCGTGTATGGCGTATGCTAATTCAGATATCAGAAATGGAGGAAGTGGGTGCTTGCTATGGTTTGATGATCTAATGGATATACGCGCAGATGGTGCAGCCCAAGCACTCTACATTAGAATGCATGCCTCTGAGCTAACAA CCCGGGTACACGATACTAACAACAAGAAGAAACAAAGGATCATATTGGTCGTGTCAACTTCGCTTTGTTTGATCCTCGTATGTCTGATACTAGCACTTTGTTTTGCacgaagaaagaagaaaagatcTCACAAGACAGTATTAG GTCCAGTGCCAGAACATGATGAGAACTATACCGGTGAGACTCGTAAGGAAGATACAGGGCTGTCATCTTATAGCCTGCCCATCATTGCAAAGTCTACTAACAACTTTTCTCCCGATAATAAGCTCGGTGAAGGGGGGTTTGGTCCGGTTTACATG GGCGTGTTGGAAGATGGACAAGAAATAGCTGTGAAACAACTGTCAGAAACTTCAACACAAGGGCTAGATGAGTTCAAGAATGAAGTTAAATTCATTGCCAGACTGCAGCATAGAAATCTTGTAAAGCTTCTTGGATACTGCATTCAGGGAAAGGAAAGAATGCTGATATATGAATACATGGCGAACAAAAGCCTTGATTCGTTTATTTTCA ATGCATATCAAAGTCCAACGCTTGATTGGCCTCATCGTTTTCGTATTATCCATGGGATTGCTCGAGGGCTTCTTTATTTGCATCATGATTCACGCCTAAGAATCGTACATAGAGATTTGAAAGCTAGCAATATTTTGTTGGATAAGGATTGGAACCCAAAGATATCAGACTTTGGTCTTGCAAGAATGTTTAGTGGACATGAGACTGAAGCCAATACCAACAGAGTGGTTGGAACCTA TGGTTATATTCCTCCGGAGTATGCACTACACGGGCATTTCTCAGTAAAATCAGATGTCTATAGCTTTGGAGTTTTGATGCTTGAAATCGTGTGTGGGAAGAAAAACCGAATATTCTCTCAAGACGAACACCATCATACCCTGATTGGACAT GCATGGAGACTGTACAAAGAAGGAAAATCACTTGAGCTAATGTGTCCATCTTTGGGAGCCTCATGTGTTGAGTCTCAAGTGCTGCGAACAATACATATTGGTTTGTTATGTGTGCAACATCATGCAGAAGATAGGCCAACTATGTCTTCGGTGGTTCTCAGGTTAGGTAATGAGAATACTTTGCCTCCACCTAAACAACCCGCATTTTTTGCTGAAGAAGAAATGCCAGAACTTAGATCTATCTCGTCTGGTCCGACATTGGATTCTGTTGATGAGATTACTATAACTCAGTTAGAAGCTCGATAA